A region from the Candidatus Methylomirabilota bacterium genome encodes:
- a CDS encoding fumarylacetoacetate hydrolase family protein, whose protein sequence is ATGTPAGVGFSRKPQITLQPGDTVKLEITGLGVLENTVKDA, encoded by the coding sequence CGCCACCGGGACCCCCGCCGGCGTGGGATTCTCGCGCAAGCCGCAGATCACGCTGCAGCCGGGCGACACGGTCAAGCTGGAGATCACGGGGCTGGGCGTGCTCGAGAACACCGTGAAGGATGCCTAG